In Lachnospiraceae bacterium, one DNA window encodes the following:
- a CDS encoding ABC transporter substrate-binding protein: protein MKKKKWNRLFSVLFVMVTVISLLSGCGRKRAEKEDAETITVYLWSTQLYEKYAPYIQKQLPDINIEFVVGNNDLDFYRFLKENGGLPDVITCCRFSLHDASPLKDSLMDLSTTNEAGAVYNTYINSFTNRDGSVNWLPVCADAHGFVVNRDLFEKYDIPLPTDYESFVSACREFKKAGIRGFAADYYYDYTCMETLQGLSASELSSAAGRKWRTIYSDPENTKREGLDSTVWPEVFERMEQFIKDTGLSRDDLDMNYDDVTELYKNGKVAMYFGSSFGVKIFQDQGINTTFLPFFQENGEKWLMTTPYFQVALNRDLTQDETRRQKAMKVLNTMLSEEAQNQIVYEGQDILSYSQNVDIRLTEYLKDVKPVIEENHMYIRIASNDFFAISKDVVSRMISGEYDAEQAYQSFNTQLLEESTTSENIVLEPQKTYSNIFHTDGGNEAYSVMANTLRGIYGTDVLIASGNSFTGNVLKAKYSEKMAGRMIMPNGLWAYKCTMSGSELKETVRNFVEGYEGGFIPFNRGSLPVVSGISVKVRENDDGYTLDKVTKNGKVVGDNDRFTVTCLAIPRHMEADPAGKNIVFDSGDISVKDTWTGHISEGNVILAEPEDYITLR, encoded by the coding sequence ATGAAAAAGAAAAAATGGAATAGATTGTTTTCTGTACTTTTTGTGATGGTGACAGTTATATCACTTCTGTCAGGCTGTGGCAGAAAGCGTGCAGAAAAAGAAGATGCAGAAACGATCACAGTATATTTGTGGTCCACGCAGCTGTATGAAAAATATGCCCCATACATCCAGAAACAGCTTCCGGATATTAATATTGAATTTGTGGTAGGTAATAATGACCTGGATTTCTACCGGTTCCTGAAGGAAAACGGTGGATTGCCGGATGTTATAACCTGCTGCCGTTTTTCACTTCATGATGCAAGCCCACTTAAAGACAGCCTGATGGATCTTTCCACAACCAATGAGGCAGGTGCTGTCTATAATACATACATTAACAGTTTTACGAACCGGGATGGCAGCGTAAACTGGCTTCCTGTGTGTGCAGATGCCCATGGCTTTGTAGTGAACAGGGATCTTTTTGAAAAGTATGATATTCCTCTGCCAACAGATTACGAAAGCTTTGTTTCTGCATGCAGGGAATTTAAAAAAGCAGGTATCCGTGGTTTTGCTGCAGACTATTATTATGATTATACATGTATGGAAACGCTGCAGGGACTGTCTGCTTCAGAGCTTTCTTCAGCAGCCGGACGCAAATGGCGTACCATCTACAGTGATCCGGAAAATACAAAAAGAGAAGGTCTGGACAGTACAGTCTGGCCGGAGGTCTTTGAACGTATGGAGCAATTCATAAAGGATACAGGATTGAGCCGGGACGATTTGGATATGAATTATGATGATGTGACTGAATTGTACAAAAACGGTAAGGTTGCCATGTATTTTGGCAGTTCTTTCGGTGTAAAAATATTTCAGGACCAGGGGATCAACACAACATTTCTGCCATTTTTTCAAGAGAACGGCGAAAAGTGGCTGATGACTACACCCTATTTCCAGGTGGCATTAAACCGTGATCTGACACAGGATGAAACGCGCCGGCAGAAGGCAATGAAGGTGCTGAATACAATGCTTTCAGAGGAGGCACAGAACCAGATCGTTTATGAGGGACAGGATATATTAAGCTATAGTCAGAATGTAGATATCCGTCTTACAGAATACCTGAAAGATGTAAAGCCTGTGATCGAAGAAAACCATATGTATATCCGTATTGCGTCAAATGACTTTTTTGCCATTTCTAAGGATGTGGTTTCCAGGATGATCTCAGGGGAATACGATGCAGAGCAGGCTTATCAGTCATTTAATACCCAGCTTCTTGAGGAAAGCACCACTTCTGAGAATATCGTGCTGGAGCCACAGAAAACTTATTCTAATATTTTTCATACCGATGGGGGGAATGAAGCGTATTCTGTTATGGCAAACACTTTGCGGGGTATTTATGGCACAGATGTGCTGATCGCATCAGGAAACAGCTTTACAGGAAATGTACTTAAGGCAAAGTACAGTGAAAAAATGGCAGGCAGAATGATCATGCCAAATGGTCTTTGGGCTTACAAGTGTACGATGAGCGGGTCTGAACTGAAGGAGACAGTCAGAAACTTTGTAGAAGGCTATGAGGGAGGTTTCATTCCTTTTAACAGGGGCTCTCTGCCTGTAGTCAGCGGCATTTCTGTGAAGGTCAGGGAAAATGACGATGGCTATACGCTGGATAAAGTTACAAAGAATGGAAAAGTAGTTGGGGACAATGACAGGTTTACTGTAACCTGTCTGGCAATACCGCGACACATGGAAGCTGATCCTGCAGGTAAAAATATTGTATTTGACAGTGGAGATATTTCTGTGAAAGATACCTGGACAGGACATATTTCGGAGGGTAATGTTATTCTTGCAGAGCCTGAAGACTACATTACCCTGAGGTGA
- a CDS encoding response regulator, whose product MDIGNRNTDRENFFIRKRLRIAVFIVFFIGIVLTVFRYFEFVSKTVYEESVSHLTEVFRQSNNVLNELTNKNLTYLHMWGEYLQKTSDESEIRDYVDKAQDEAGFLYFYFLSADGNYKMLTGETGYLGLQEDLEDKIAQGEDIITNAVVPGKPQMLVFASPQYHGSYQGFEYDAIAIAYENADIVDVLDISAFNGNAKSYVVHPDGRVVIDHSFEAWGTVYNFFGVLREHSNMSEEKILELSGKFKEGRTDAMLVNLDGSNYYLIYGRSKYQDWIFLGLVQADIVNASMNSLQLRTMLLGGAIVFGIAVFIIELILQKNRISLKRRDIEILYRDELFQKLSMNVDDVFLMLDAKTYKADYVSPNVEKLLGITVEQIQKDIGVLGKLHFEDPKKNYLKEIQVNEQQEWDFEYVHQKTGEQRWFHIIAMGSEVNGKKKYILVMSDRTVDKKMNQALYEAVRAAETANRAKSTFLSNMSHDIRTPMNAVIGFTTLAVSNIDNKEKVRDYLGKILSSSNHLLSLINDVLDMSRIESGKIHLEETEVSLSDMLHDLKTIISGHIYAKQLELYMDAMDITDEDVYCDKTRLNQVLLNLLSNAIKFTPAGGTVSVRLKQFPGAKKGSGLYEIRVKDSGIGMSQEFVQKIFSPFERERTSTVSRTQGTGLGMAITKNIVDMMGGTIEVRTEQGKGTEFIVRLPLRIQSEQRSIEKIAELEDLKALVVDDDFNTCDSVTKMLVKVGMRSEWTLSGKEAVLRARQSMELGDAFHAYIIDWRLPDMNGIEVTRQIRSMGDDTPIIILTAYDWSDIEVEARAAGVNAFCAKPLFMSDIRETLMAAIGQKQTGAEDRILPEAGPDFRGRCILLVEDNELNREIAEELLKQYGFLVDIAENGAEAVEKVKNSAPGTYDLVLMDIQMPVMNGYEATEQIRALEDPALAKIRILAMTANAFDEDRKQALKCGMDGFLSKPIVMEELIRTLQNNMM is encoded by the coding sequence ATGGATATTGGAAATCGTAATACAGACAGAGAGAACTTTTTCATAAGAAAACGATTAAGGATAGCTGTCTTTATTGTTTTCTTCATTGGGATCGTTTTGACTGTTTTCCGGTATTTTGAGTTTGTGTCGAAAACGGTTTATGAGGAAAGTGTTTCTCATTTGACTGAGGTTTTTCGTCAGTCAAATAATGTGTTAAATGAACTGACAAATAAGAATCTGACCTATCTTCATATGTGGGGGGAGTATCTGCAGAAGACTTCTGATGAAAGCGAGATCCGTGATTATGTAGATAAAGCCCAGGATGAAGCCGGTTTTTTATATTTCTATTTTCTGTCAGCTGACGGCAACTATAAGATGTTAACAGGTGAAACCGGCTATCTTGGATTGCAGGAAGATCTTGAAGATAAGATAGCACAGGGGGAGGATATCATAACAAATGCAGTAGTTCCCGGAAAACCACAGATGCTTGTATTTGCCAGCCCCCAGTATCATGGAAGCTATCAGGGATTTGAATATGACGCAATTGCCATTGCATATGAAAACGCTGATATAGTAGATGTACTGGATATCTCTGCTTTTAATGGAAATGCCAAGAGTTATGTGGTTCATCCAGATGGCCGTGTTGTCATCGATCATTCCTTTGAGGCATGGGGAACCGTGTATAATTTCTTTGGTGTTTTAAGAGAGCATTCCAATATGTCCGAAGAAAAGATCCTTGAACTTTCAGGGAAATTTAAAGAGGGACGTACAGATGCGATGCTGGTGAACCTGGATGGAAGTAACTACTATCTGATTTATGGAAGATCGAAATATCAGGACTGGATATTTCTGGGACTTGTCCAGGCTGATATAGTCAATGCCAGCATGAATTCTCTGCAGCTTCGGACTATGCTCCTTGGAGGGGCCATAGTGTTCGGTATTGCTGTTTTTATTATTGAACTGATCCTCCAAAAGAACAGGATAAGCCTGAAAAGAAGGGATATTGAGATCCTCTATAGGGATGAGCTGTTTCAAAAGCTGTCAATGAATGTAGATGACGTTTTTCTGATGCTGGATGCAAAAACATATAAGGCAGATTATGTAAGTCCCAATGTGGAAAAACTGCTGGGTATTACAGTAGAACAGATCCAGAAGGATATTGGTGTTTTGGGAAAACTGCATTTTGAAGATCCAAAGAAGAATTATCTGAAAGAGATTCAGGTAAATGAGCAGCAGGAATGGGATTTTGAATATGTTCACCAGAAAACAGGGGAACAACGCTGGTTTCATATTATTGCAATGGGCAGTGAGGTAAACGGAAAAAAGAAATATATCCTGGTTATGTCTGACCGTACCGTTGATAAGAAAATGAACCAGGCCCTTTATGAGGCAGTCCGCGCTGCGGAGACTGCCAACCGGGCAAAGAGTACATTCCTTTCCAACATGTCCCATGATATCCGCACGCCAATGAATGCTGTTATCGGTTTTACTACACTGGCTGTAAGCAACATTGACAATAAGGAAAAAGTCAGGGATTATCTGGGAAAGATCCTTTCATCCAGCAACCATCTGCTTTCACTGATCAATGATGTACTGGATATGAGCCGTATAGAGAGCGGGAAGATACATCTGGAAGAAACAGAGGTCAGTCTGTCTGATATGCTCCATGATCTGAAGACGATCATCAGTGGACATATCTATGCGAAGCAGCTAGAGCTTTATATGGATGCCATGGATATTACAGATGAGGATGTTTATTGTGATAAAACGAGACTGAACCAGGTGCTGTTAAATCTTTTGTCTAATGCGATCAAGTTTACTCCTGCAGGGGGAACCGTTTCTGTCCGGCTGAAGCAGTTTCCTGGGGCGAAAAAGGGCAGTGGGCTGTACGAGATCCGGGTAAAGGATAGCGGGATCGGTATGAGCCAGGAATTTGTACAGAAGATATTTTCTCCTTTTGAACGGGAGCGGACATCCACGGTCAGCAGGACTCAGGGCACCGGGCTTGGTATGGCCATTACCAAGAATATTGTGGATATGATGGGGGGAACCATTGAGGTTCGGACAGAGCAGGGCAAAGGAACTGAATTTATAGTCCGTCTTCCATTGCGGATCCAGTCAGAGCAGCGCAGTATAGAGAAGATTGCAGAGCTGGAAGACCTTAAGGCATTGGTTGTAGACGATGATTTTAATACCTGTGACAGTGTGACAAAGATGCTTGTAAAGGTTGGAATGCGTTCAGAATGGACACTTTCAGGTAAGGAAGCCGTTCTTCGTGCACGGCAGTCTATGGAACTGGGGGATGCATTCCATGCTTATATCATCGACTGGCGTCTGCCGGATATGAATGGTATTGAAGTCACCCGGCAGATCCGCAGTATGGGTGATGATACACCGATCATTATCCTGACTGCTTATGACTGGTCAGATATTGAAGTAGAAGCCAGAGCAGCAGGAGTAAATGCATTTTGTGCAAAACCGCTGTTTATGTCAGATATCAGAGAGACACTGATGGCTGCTATCGGTCAGAAGCAGACCGGGGCAGAGGACCGTATCCTTCCGGAAGCAGGTCCTGATTTCAGAGGTAGATGTATATTGCTTGTGGAAGACAATGAGTTAAACCGTGAAATTGCTGAGGAGCTTCTTAAACAATATGGATTCCTGGTTGATATAGCGGAAAATGGAGCAGAGGCAGTGGAGAAAGTGAAGAATTCAGCACCAGGCACTTATGATCTGGTGCTTATGGATATTCAGATGCCTGTAATGAACGGATATGAGGCCACGGAGCAGATCCGTGCACTGGAGGATCCGGCACTGGCAAAGATCAGGATCCTTGCAATGACTGCCAATGCTTTTGACGAAGACAGAAAGCAAGCACTGAAATGTGGTATGGATGGATTTTTGTCCAAGCCGATCGTAATGGAAGAATTGATCCGTACATTACAAAATAATATGATGTAA